A single Verrucomicrobiota bacterium DNA region contains:
- a CDS encoding toxin-antitoxin system YwqK family antitoxin: MKLDQSASDADGSLKSGVFKEHYKDGSLACIGKYRDGAKVGTWKYYLRNGQLRAAGKFVNGKMTGAWKWYRENGKLLQTGSFVAEMKSGVWKRYHPNGALYDEGRFAKNQKVGEWRVYDARGKLIKSTKHKSK; encoded by the coding sequence ATGAAGTTGGACCAAAGCGCTAGCGACGCCGACGGCAGCTTGAAGAGCGGCGTATTCAAGGAGCATTACAAGGACGGTTCGCTGGCTTGTATCGGTAAGTATCGCGATGGCGCGAAAGTCGGCACGTGGAAGTATTATCTGCGCAACGGACAATTGCGGGCCGCGGGCAAATTCGTTAATGGAAAAATGACCGGCGCATGGAAATGGTATCGCGAGAATGGCAAACTGCTGCAAACGGGTTCGTTCGTAGCGGAAATGAAATCGGGCGTCTGGAAACGTTACCATCCAAACGGCGCGTTATATGACGAGGGCAGATTCGCTAAAAACCAAAAGGTCGGCGAGTGGCGCGTCTATGACGCCAGGGGCAAATTGATTAAATCTACAAAACACAAATCAAAATAG
- a CDS encoding DoxX family membrane protein: protein MTDIAPQAAETKTGESKFFTRYLPAIARVLMGLMFFVFGLNGFVNFIPQPKDPMPEGAAAFAGALMKTGYMMRLVMGTQLLVGVLLLLNRFVPLALALIAPIIVGIVTFHIFLAPATIAPGVVVLVLELYLAWAYRGTFRPMLALRTTPGAK from the coding sequence ATGACCGACATCGCACCACAGGCGGCCGAAACCAAAACCGGCGAATCAAAGTTTTTTACCCGTTATCTTCCGGCCATTGCGCGAGTGCTGATGGGCCTGATGTTTTTCGTTTTTGGGTTGAACGGTTTTGTGAACTTCATTCCGCAACCGAAGGATCCAATGCCTGAAGGCGCGGCCGCCTTCGCCGGAGCATTGATGAAAACGGGTTATATGATGCGCTTGGTAATGGGCACGCAGTTGCTCGTCGGCGTGCTGCTGTTATTGAATCGCTTCGTGCCGCTGGCGCTGGCCCTCATCGCACCGATTATCGTCGGCATCGTCACGTTCCACATTTTCCTCGCGCCAGCAACCATCGCTCCGGGCGTTGTCGTCCTGGTTTTGGAACTTTACCTTGCTTGGGCCTATCGTGGCACGTTCCGTCCGATGCTCGCCTTGCGGACGACGCCGGGCGCGAAATGA
- a CDS encoding VOC family protein produces the protein MSKSKKRTAANIVWFEIPADDIQRAKKFYNTLFGWKINPFPGMPDYQHIDTGGADASPDGGLMKRMHQAHTITNYILVPSVTKFMARVEKLGGRIYRPKTAVPQMGYFAICRDTENNEFAIWEMNPKAK, from the coding sequence ATGAGCAAATCGAAGAAAAGAACGGCTGCGAACATCGTCTGGTTTGAAATCCCGGCCGACGACATCCAGCGCGCGAAGAAGTTCTACAACACACTGTTCGGCTGGAAGATCAATCCGTTTCCTGGGATGCCGGATTACCAGCACATTGACACCGGCGGTGCAGATGCTTCGCCAGATGGTGGGCTGATGAAGCGCATGCACCAGGCCCACACGATCACCAACTACATTCTGGTGCCATCGGTGACCAAGTTCATGGCGAGGGTCGAAAAACTCGGCGGTCGCATCTACAGACCCAAGACCGCCGTGCCGCAGATGGGTTACTTCGCCATTTGCCGGGACACTGAGAACAACGAGTTCGCCATCTGGGAAATGAATCCAAAGGCAAAATAA
- a CDS encoding prepilin-type N-terminal cleavage/methylation domain-containing protein — MTLKPTSTNGSDRRGFTLIELLVVIAIIAILAGLLLPALAKAKYSGQRAACLNNIKQQYLSQIMYADDASGKFPYHEDLSPDYHRTSITGKRSIVDAMRGTYVKNTRILICPITANGVGKTWLNYANPASFADKTTTDYGGWDTTASYVFTPYMWFANFTATPAMKFLNSQGAVSANPEDNEPAWPTKTSELDSRRAFITHRVSDTPGTALWDLGHLGSFGGGTQTKPLWSWALTPDQPVCQADGSVIIRQKTQIRARALGGPSPDTKYYY; from the coding sequence ATGACACTCAAACCGACCAGCACAAACGGAAGCGACCGGCGCGGCTTCACGTTGATTGAATTGCTGGTGGTCATTGCCATCATTGCGATCCTTGCCGGATTATTGCTGCCCGCTCTGGCCAAGGCAAAATACAGCGGCCAGCGCGCCGCGTGCTTGAACAACATCAAGCAGCAATACCTGAGTCAAATCATGTATGCGGACGACGCCAGCGGAAAGTTTCCTTATCACGAGGATCTCAGCCCGGATTACCACCGCACTAGCATCACGGGCAAGCGCAGCATCGTGGATGCGATGCGCGGCACTTATGTCAAGAACACGCGCATCCTCATCTGCCCCATTACCGCGAACGGCGTCGGCAAGACGTGGTTGAATTATGCCAACCCGGCCAGTTTCGCGGACAAGACCACTACGGATTACGGCGGATGGGACACCACGGCATCTTACGTTTTCACGCCCTACATGTGGTTTGCGAATTTCACTGCCACTCCCGCAATGAAATTTCTCAATTCCCAGGGCGCGGTGAGCGCCAATCCCGAGGACAATGAACCTGCGTGGCCGACGAAGACCTCCGAACTGGACAGTCGCCGGGCGTTCATCACGCATCGCGTCAGCGACACTCCGGGCACCGCTCTGTGGGACCTCGGGCATCTCGGCAGTTTCGGCGGAGGCACGCAAACCAAACCGCTTTGGTCCTGGGCCCTCACACCGGATCAACCCGTATGTCAAGCTGACGGCAGCGTCATCATCCGTCAAAAGACCCAAATCCGGGCGCGCGCCTTGGGCGGGCCGAGTCCCGACACGAAGTATTATTATTGA
- a CDS encoding Gfo/Idh/MocA family oxidoreductase, giving the protein MKTQILRTSRRSFIRRTTTTVATFSILPSYVLGLRGQTPPNSKLNLAFIGVGGRGGDNLNELARAGENVVALCDVDSQRLATAGKRFPDAKQFQDFRRMFDQIGKSIDAVAVSTPDHTHAVAAIRALKMGKHVYCEKPLAHSIHEVRALMKAAQEHKVVTQLGNQGHSTVSIRVCCEWIRDGAIGNVHTIHAGCNAVNSGIDQLPQLKEQHPVPSTLDWDLWLGPAQKRPYHPAYLPAAWRGWVPFGNGTIGDWTCHVVDPVFWALDLGAPKTIQAKVKDYDFKTQGDAYPKGDSITFEFPAKGKRGPVTLHWYSGTERIPRPPEFEADDKDIDTGAAVIGDKGTMVYGSHGASKVHLIPQAKMDAYKRPEPTIPRAREHHRDWLEAIKNGTKAGSDFSYGGPLTEIALLGVIAIKLAGTKLEWDATRMRFTNSREANQYINPPYRSGWSL; this is encoded by the coding sequence ATGAAAACACAAATCCTCCGAACCTCACGGCGCAGCTTTATCCGCCGCACGACGACGACCGTCGCCACCTTTTCCATCCTGCCGAGCTATGTGCTCGGGCTGCGAGGGCAGACCCCACCCAACAGCAAACTCAACCTGGCCTTCATCGGCGTGGGCGGGCGCGGCGGCGACAACCTCAATGAACTCGCCCGGGCGGGGGAGAACGTCGTCGCACTTTGCGACGTTGATTCCCAGCGCCTCGCCACTGCGGGCAAGAGATTTCCCGACGCAAAACAATTTCAGGATTTCCGCCGCATGTTCGATCAGATAGGCAAGTCAATCGACGCGGTGGCCGTCTCCACGCCCGACCACACACATGCCGTGGCCGCCATCCGGGCGCTGAAGATGGGCAAACATGTCTATTGTGAAAAGCCGCTGGCCCATTCCATCCACGAAGTGCGCGCGCTGATGAAGGCCGCCCAAGAGCACAAAGTAGTCACCCAGCTTGGCAATCAAGGACACTCCACCGTTTCCATCCGCGTCTGTTGCGAATGGATTCGGGACGGCGCCATCGGCAACGTTCACACCATCCACGCCGGTTGCAACGCGGTGAACTCCGGCATCGACCAACTGCCTCAGCTCAAGGAACAACACCCCGTCCCTTCGACGCTCGACTGGGACCTCTGGCTGGGGCCGGCGCAGAAACGGCCTTATCATCCGGCTTACCTGCCCGCCGCCTGGCGCGGTTGGGTGCCGTTCGGCAATGGGACCATAGGAGACTGGACCTGCCACGTCGTCGATCCCGTCTTTTGGGCGCTGGACCTCGGTGCGCCGAAGACGATTCAAGCAAAGGTGAAGGATTACGATTTCAAAACGCAAGGCGACGCCTATCCCAAAGGCGACAGCATCACGTTTGAATTTCCCGCCAAAGGCAAACGCGGGCCGGTCACTTTGCACTGGTACAGCGGCACCGAGCGGATTCCGCGTCCGCCGGAATTTGAGGCTGACGACAAGGACATCGACACCGGCGCGGCGGTGATTGGCGACAAAGGCACGATGGTCTATGGCTCACACGGCGCCAGCAAGGTGCACCTGATCCCGCAGGCCAAAATGGACGCCTACAAGCGACCGGAGCCGACCATCCCGCGCGCCCGGGAGCATCATCGGGACTGGTTGGAGGCGATCAAGAACGGCACCAAGGCCGGATCAGATTTCTCTTACGGCGGACCGCTCACAGAAATCGCGTTGCTGGGCGTCATCGCGATCAAGCTGGCCGGCACGAAGCTCGAGTGGGATGCGACGCGGATGCGCTTCACGAATTCCCGCGAAGCCAATCAATACATCAACCCGCCCTATCGGTCGGGTTGGAGTTTGTGA